One region of Yersinia bercovieri ATCC 43970 genomic DNA includes:
- a CDS encoding M16 family metallopeptidase encodes MLNRLVRIHALCRLLAWVMLAWGLPASAAETSSTQEQKLPMRADLQHLTLDNGLQLYLLPRDQPGVELRLLVNSGSLQESEQQRGLAHFVEHMAFKGTTHFPGTSSFKSLEKQGITLGSHVNAVTSLNATTYKLSLPNADEKQLTLGLRILADWAQGISFEPTAFDKERQVIVEEWRLRQGVGFRINQALERLRYHGSRYGERDPIGLLDVVRQAPVSEAVNYYQQWYQPQRMALVVVGRFDADSLRQQINRLFAMPAPQQPARDDAHWQSFTPQSGLLLSTVFDAEQGTRIIQLALQRDLAVPLNSANGQWRDLLDTLWLTIFNQRLSLLVDNDLLSIASINQQGALLDNRRIQHLMIARPQGNDYNGTLRQLFTELQRMATTPVSDAELKAARQQILTKLSQQAAGESRYQHDYLADNLTTAIEFDLPMLNKQQQLAMTQSWLEAIGPQHVQAQVAELLEKGSARLALIGPDSDQSQVDKKQLAAMWSSIRQSAPGAFTLKPKPVTLTVTPPTAGKVVQRQTLPIPDTQLWSLSNGIRVIIKANNRLKDDVQLSLRIPGGRSLEEDKQIGEVNWAMRLPEVSGYGQYNPRQLAQLAKQAEVAIAPYDEMLFHGLRGSAPADKLELLLQLLYLKITAPQFAADKLTQQKQSFALGVEKQPVERRFLDSITEVGYQHGERLLVTATGPWRDFTVTGLEQRHRQLFAATQDMTVTLSGALDEKRLQPLVEKWLGGLPRSEQRLHWRDLAIKPLNQAMSHDYPLASSPKTMVSMQFSAEAQWSQPNQLALQLLDKVVTLRLRYAMREQASGIYTLGFSQLLAKLPQPYYLARLNFTSAPERAQEMAQMAQKVLQQIAAEGVTPSELEKAKKAWWIEQDASRTSASYWTDALAQVASDDGNFALLAQEESQLKAVTLQQINELAAQWLGRNPKVFSLSPAKT; translated from the coding sequence ATGCTTAACCGATTAGTACGAATCCACGCCCTTTGCCGCTTGTTGGCGTGGGTGATGTTGGCGTGGGGTCTGCCCGCGTCTGCGGCTGAGACGTCATCGACGCAGGAGCAAAAACTGCCGATGCGGGCTGATCTCCAGCACCTCACGCTGGACAATGGCTTGCAGTTATACCTGCTGCCGCGTGACCAACCCGGCGTGGAGTTGCGCCTGCTGGTCAATAGCGGCTCGCTACAAGAGAGCGAACAGCAGCGCGGACTGGCGCATTTTGTCGAGCATATGGCCTTCAAAGGCACGACACACTTCCCCGGCACCAGCAGCTTTAAATCGCTGGAGAAACAGGGGATTACACTGGGGAGCCATGTCAATGCTGTCACCAGTCTGAATGCCACCACCTATAAGCTGTCACTGCCGAATGCCGATGAAAAACAGCTCACCTTGGGGCTGCGGATTTTAGCCGATTGGGCGCAGGGTATCAGTTTTGAACCGACGGCATTTGATAAAGAGCGGCAGGTGATTGTCGAGGAGTGGCGCTTACGTCAGGGGGTGGGGTTCCGCATCAATCAAGCGCTAGAGCGCTTGCGTTATCACGGCAGCCGCTATGGCGAACGTGATCCTATTGGTTTGCTGGATGTGGTGCGGCAAGCGCCGGTCAGTGAGGCGGTCAACTATTATCAGCAATGGTATCAACCGCAACGGATGGCCTTGGTGGTGGTGGGGCGGTTTGATGCGGACAGTTTGCGCCAGCAGATCAACAGGTTATTTGCGATGCCCGCCCCTCAACAGCCCGCGCGCGATGATGCCCACTGGCAGAGTTTTACCCCACAATCGGGCTTACTGCTCAGCACGGTATTTGATGCTGAACAGGGGACGCGCATTATTCAACTCGCGCTCCAACGTGATCTGGCGGTCCCGCTAAACAGTGCTAATGGGCAGTGGCGCGACCTGCTTGATACCCTGTGGCTGACCATTTTTAACCAGCGGTTATCATTGCTGGTGGATAACGATCTGTTATCGATAGCGAGCATCAATCAACAAGGCGCACTGCTGGATAACCGCCGCATTCAGCACCTGATGATTGCCCGACCACAAGGCAACGACTATAACGGCACCCTGCGCCAGCTATTCACCGAGCTGCAACGGATGGCGACCACGCCGGTGAGTGACGCCGAGTTGAAGGCGGCGCGTCAGCAAATTCTAACGAAACTGAGCCAGCAGGCCGCCGGAGAGAGCCGCTATCAGCATGATTATTTGGCGGATAATCTCACCACCGCCATTGAATTTGATCTGCCGATGCTCAACAAACAGCAGCAATTGGCGATGACTCAAAGCTGGCTTGAGGCGATTGGCCCACAACATGTTCAGGCGCAAGTGGCTGAATTACTGGAGAAAGGATCGGCCCGTTTGGCGCTGATTGGCCCTGACAGTGATCAATCGCAGGTGGATAAAAAGCAGCTGGCGGCGATGTGGAGCAGTATCCGTCAGAGTGCGCCGGGGGCATTCACCCTGAAACCGAAACCTGTCACTCTGACGGTGACGCCGCCGACTGCCGGTAAAGTGGTGCAGCGCCAGACCTTGCCGATCCCCGATACCCAGCTCTGGAGCTTGAGCAATGGCATTCGGGTGATTATCAAAGCCAATAACCGCCTAAAAGATGATGTGCAGCTATCACTGCGCATCCCCGGCGGGCGCTCACTGGAGGAGGATAAGCAGATCGGCGAAGTGAACTGGGCGATGCGACTACCCGAAGTGAGTGGTTACGGCCAGTACAACCCGCGTCAGTTGGCACAGTTAGCCAAGCAAGCCGAGGTGGCGATCGCGCCTTATGATGAGATGTTGTTCCATGGTTTGCGCGGCTCGGCACCGGCTGACAAGCTGGAGCTGCTGCTGCAACTGCTCTACCTAAAAATTACTGCCCCTCAGTTTGCCGCAGATAAACTTACGCAGCAAAAACAGTCATTTGCGCTAGGGGTAGAGAAACAGCCGGTCGAGCGCCGCTTCCTCGATAGCATCACTGAGGTGGGCTATCAACATGGCGAACGGCTGCTGGTCACGGCGACGGGGCCGTGGCGTGATTTTACGGTGACAGGGCTTGAACAGCGCCACCGCCAGCTGTTTGCTGCCACGCAGGATATGACGGTGACACTTAGTGGTGCGCTGGATGAGAAACGCCTTCAGCCGCTGGTAGAGAAGTGGTTGGGCGGCCTGCCACGCAGTGAGCAGCGCTTGCACTGGCGCGATTTGGCGATCAAGCCGCTGAATCAGGCGATGAGCCACGACTATCCGCTGGCGAGCAGCCCGAAAACCATGGTCAGTATGCAGTTCTCGGCCGAGGCGCAATGGTCGCAGCCGAATCAGTTGGCGCTGCAGCTGTTGGATAAAGTCGTCACCTTGCGGCTACGTTATGCCATGCGCGAGCAGGCCAGCGGCATCTATACTTTGGGCTTCTCACAACTGCTGGCAAAACTGCCGCAGCCTTACTATCTGGCGCGACTCAACTTCACGTCAGCCCCTGAAAGGGCGCAGGAGATGGCGCAGATGGCGCAAAAAGTTTTGCAGCAAATCGCCGCTGAGGGCGTCACGCCATCGGAGCTGGAGAAGGCGAAAAAAGCGTGGTGGATTGAGCAGGACGCCAGCCGTACCAGTGCCAGCTATTGGACTGATGCGCTGGCACAGGTCGCCAGTGATGACGGCAACTTTGCGCTGTTGGCACAAGAGGAGTCGCAGTTGAAGGCGGTCACTCTCCAGCAGATCAATGAGCTAGCTGCGCAATGGTTGGGGCGTAATCCGAAAGTCTTTAGTTTGAGCCCGGCGAAAACCTAA
- the gspS gene encoding type II secretion system pilot lipoprotein GspS: MLSVICKLPWLLPLVLLVACQQPVNKTIRPTAQQQIKQLSALVAGAHYLQKNCQRMEVPDEEVLVKTALNLAVSRHWDISVPAYKLLEEQSQQRYQALVKENDAEKPLCTELNLLMVDFVNEAQRNIG, encoded by the coding sequence ATGTTATCTGTTATATGTAAATTACCCTGGCTCTTGCCTTTGGTACTATTAGTGGCTTGCCAGCAGCCAGTGAATAAAACGATTCGACCTACCGCTCAGCAGCAAATCAAACAATTATCAGCATTGGTTGCCGGGGCGCATTATCTACAGAAAAATTGTCAGCGGATGGAAGTACCTGATGAGGAGGTGCTGGTAAAAACAGCGCTGAATCTGGCGGTTTCCCGCCATTGGGACATCAGCGTACCCGCTTATAAATTGCTTGAAGAGCAGAGTCAGCAACGCTATCAGGCGCTGGTGAAAGAGAACGATGCAGAAAAGCCCTTGTGCACAGAGCTTAACTTATTGATGGTTGATTTTGTCAATGAGGCTCAGCGCAACATCGGGTGA
- a CDS encoding DUF3772 domain-containing protein, which produces MALTFRLTGFMKKIGYVVSRQYSALICLLLVLVFTSTAGVAFAATAADATSDSSEEPAKPAVSVQLISLQKQLDKLKQSISVSASDNQLSVLNETALALVRDADILLADLKPKREQLQAQLDVLGPPPVAGALAETSVVAQQRRVLNTRKVQLEGQNDQAQAIKTNAENLATQITSLRRTALKSQIALNSGSILGANFWAPIVNPNSDDDQRLKDFMQELGDAWSAAWEPEWRLGTSMYLLLTLLIGVFGFKSLDLLTAWFCTKCLPQGPLRRSFMASATTLSTVLITVTMAQCITQAFTRTPDVSQVVMDFSLAFVQLMFFSALVAGLGRAFLSNQRPSWRLPAIADEVAVSLKLFPPLLASCIMIFGAIDQMNNMINISVSGAIFGNGISALLMALTAAIIPLRANRVRRNLIINGEKPEAYSTLAGLIHFAIGITAIAILLSLLVGYIALAKFLSYKLVWSCLVLACLYLLVHLFVDSAESLFSPTSSAGKAIKQSLNIDDRHLAQAATLLSATSKVLLILLAIIALLNGTFGSTTPISLLQKAMELLSGEGLEKLNIVPTNLLNAAICLLVGLYILKAARRWLNNDFLPKTQMDNGIKTSAVTLFSNIGYVLVILLTLSVLGIQWNKLAWIVSALSVGIGFGLQEIVKNFISGIILLTERPVKVGDLISISGVEGDIRRINVRATEIQLSDRSTVIVPNSQLISQNVRNATMANAQGVVTIALTFPLDLDVELAQALLIEAYEEHESILTTPAPSVKFSQLSPDGIVLSVTGLVPSPRMVSDTKSALLFSILTRLRAAGVSLAVATNRAAATAN; this is translated from the coding sequence GTGGCACTCACTTTCAGGCTAACCGGTTTTATGAAAAAGATTGGGTACGTTGTTTCGCGTCAATACTCTGCGCTGATCTGTCTGCTGCTGGTGCTGGTTTTTACCTCTACAGCCGGAGTAGCCTTTGCCGCCACAGCCGCAGATGCCACATCTGACAGCAGTGAAGAGCCGGCTAAACCGGCGGTGTCGGTGCAGCTAATTAGCTTGCAAAAACAGCTCGATAAACTGAAACAGAGCATCTCTGTCAGCGCCTCCGACAATCAGCTCAGTGTGCTAAATGAAACCGCATTAGCGCTGGTTCGTGATGCCGATATACTGCTCGCCGATCTGAAACCCAAGCGGGAACAACTGCAAGCGCAACTGGATGTGTTAGGCCCGCCCCCAGTTGCCGGTGCATTAGCAGAGACCTCGGTGGTGGCCCAACAGCGGCGGGTACTGAATACTCGGAAAGTCCAGTTAGAGGGGCAGAATGATCAGGCTCAGGCGATTAAAACTAATGCCGAGAACCTGGCCACCCAGATTACCTCGTTACGGCGTACCGCCCTAAAATCACAAATCGCCCTAAATTCCGGCAGCATTCTGGGGGCCAATTTCTGGGCGCCGATTGTCAATCCGAATAGCGATGATGACCAACGCTTAAAAGATTTTATGCAAGAACTTGGCGATGCCTGGAGTGCTGCGTGGGAACCCGAATGGCGGCTTGGTACCTCAATGTACCTGCTGCTGACACTGCTGATCGGCGTATTTGGTTTTAAATCCCTCGATCTCCTGACCGCATGGTTCTGTACCAAATGCCTGCCGCAAGGCCCGCTACGCCGCAGTTTTATGGCGTCAGCTACCACCTTATCGACCGTGCTGATTACGGTGACGATGGCACAATGCATTACGCAGGCCTTTACCCGCACGCCGGATGTATCACAGGTAGTGATGGATTTTTCGCTGGCTTTTGTTCAGTTGATGTTCTTCTCGGCATTAGTCGCGGGTCTGGGGCGAGCATTTTTATCCAACCAGCGCCCCTCATGGCGTTTACCCGCCATTGCCGATGAAGTTGCCGTCTCACTGAAGCTGTTCCCGCCGCTCTTAGCCAGCTGCATCATGATTTTTGGCGCGATTGATCAGATGAATAACATGATCAATATCAGCGTCTCCGGGGCTATTTTTGGCAATGGCATCTCGGCTCTGTTAATGGCACTCACTGCGGCGATTATTCCGTTACGGGCCAATCGGGTGCGCCGTAATCTGATTATCAATGGCGAAAAACCGGAAGCTTACTCCACCTTAGCGGGGCTGATTCATTTCGCCATTGGTATTACGGCTATCGCCATATTATTGTCACTGTTGGTCGGTTATATCGCGCTCGCAAAATTCTTAAGCTACAAACTGGTGTGGAGTTGTCTGGTTCTTGCCTGCTTATATTTATTAGTCCACCTGTTCGTTGATTCAGCGGAAAGCCTCTTTTCCCCCACCAGCAGCGCCGGTAAAGCCATTAAGCAATCACTGAATATTGATGATCGCCATTTAGCGCAAGCCGCGACATTATTATCCGCCACCAGCAAAGTGCTCCTGATATTGCTGGCGATCATCGCCCTGCTCAACGGCACCTTTGGCTCTACCACCCCGATTTCATTGCTGCAAAAAGCCATGGAGTTGTTAAGTGGCGAAGGGTTGGAAAAATTAAATATTGTTCCCACCAACTTACTAAATGCCGCTATTTGTCTGCTTGTCGGGCTATATATCTTAAAAGCGGCACGCCGCTGGCTAAATAATGATTTCCTGCCCAAAACCCAGATGGATAACGGCATAAAAACCTCAGCGGTCACGCTATTCAGTAATATTGGCTACGTGCTGGTGATTCTGCTGACATTATCGGTGCTCGGCATCCAATGGAATAAGTTAGCTTGGATTGTTAGTGCGCTATCGGTAGGTATCGGTTTTGGTTTGCAGGAGATCGTGAAGAACTTTATTTCCGGGATTATTTTGCTGACTGAGCGGCCGGTTAAGGTGGGGGATTTGATCAGTATCAGTGGGGTGGAGGGTGATATTCGCCGTATCAATGTTCGCGCTACTGAAATCCAGCTCAGTGACCGCTCGACGGTTATCGTGCCCAACTCCCAATTGATTTCGCAAAATGTGCGCAATGCCACCATGGCCAATGCCCAAGGGGTGGTGACCATCGCGCTGACCTTCCCGCTGGATTTGGATGTGGAACTGGCACAGGCGTTGCTGATAGAAGCCTATGAAGAGCACGAATCAATACTCACGACACCGGCACCCTCGGTGAAATTTAGCCAATTAAGCCCTGACGGCATTGTGCTCAGTGTGACGGGTCTGGTGCCGAGTCCACGTATGGTGAGTGATACAAAAAGTGCCTTATTATTCAGTATATTAACCCGATTGCGGGCGGCGGGCGTCTCGCTGGCGGTCGCGACCAATAGAGCCGCAGCGACGGCGAACTAG
- a CDS encoding TonB-dependent siderophore receptor, protein MLSAFIIKRSAVLCSLAIFIPLASVADDTIEVTAKAGHAADLPTLGYTAKTTKGATKTDQPLILTARAVSVITRQQMDDQNVATVNQALNYTPGVFTNFSGGATRYDTIALRGFHGGDVNNTFLDGLRLLSDGGSYNVLQVDPWFLERIDVIKGPSSALYGQSIPGGVVMMTSKRPQFTSEGHFRLTGGNNNTQSAAFDYTDAISEHWAFRLTGITRNSDTMYDHQREERYAIAPSLLWQPDENTSLLLRANLQKDPSGGSHSSVPADGSIYGQKLSRGFFDGESDRNVFKRWQQIYSSEFSHKFDDVWSFRQNASYTHSNTQLEQVYQGGWNSDRTLMNRYYSGEDSSLNAFAVDNQLEADFATAAVGHKVMLGFDFQKFSNNLRSDSAYATTLNPYTGVSGGSTLYRDYLLTTPGINTSYLNRRYEQSGVYLQDEMTLDNWHLNLSGRYDRMKTENSDKTANSSDERTDNHASGRAALLYSFDSGISPYVSYSQAITPSLFPDAQQKLLKPMTSEQYEVGIKYQPPGSTSLYSAALYDLTQNDVANRAVPATYYVPAGKVNSQGLELEARSQISDRLSVIAGYTYNRVKFKDAIDGNDGNTPVLAPSNMASLWAQYEAGYGINVGAGIRYIGKQWADDANTLRVPSYTLGDASVRADLGTWAASLKGAFIQLNVNNIADKKYIAACYNTSYCYWGAERSVLATVGYDF, encoded by the coding sequence ATGCTCTCGGCTTTCATCATCAAGCGTTCTGCTGTTTTGTGTTCATTGGCGATATTTATTCCATTAGCGTCGGTTGCCGACGATACGATAGAAGTGACCGCTAAAGCGGGCCACGCGGCCGATTTACCCACCTTGGGTTACACCGCCAAAACTACCAAAGGGGCAACGAAAACCGACCAGCCGTTAATTCTGACGGCACGGGCGGTTTCAGTGATTACCCGCCAGCAGATGGACGATCAAAATGTCGCCACAGTTAACCAGGCACTGAATTATACGCCGGGCGTTTTTACTAACTTCTCCGGTGGCGCGACCCGCTATGACACCATTGCCCTGCGCGGTTTTCACGGCGGGGATGTGAACAATACTTTCCTCGATGGTCTGCGCCTGCTCAGTGATGGCGGCAGCTATAATGTGTTGCAGGTGGATCCTTGGTTCCTTGAGCGCATTGATGTGATCAAAGGCCCCTCTTCGGCGCTATATGGTCAGAGCATCCCCGGCGGTGTGGTGATGATGACATCCAAGCGCCCGCAATTTACCTCTGAAGGCCATTTCCGTCTGACCGGCGGCAATAACAATACACAATCTGCGGCCTTTGATTATACCGATGCGATATCTGAGCATTGGGCATTTCGCCTCACAGGGATTACTCGCAACAGTGACACCATGTATGACCATCAGCGCGAAGAGCGCTATGCGATCGCGCCGTCACTGCTATGGCAACCGGATGAAAATACCTCGCTGCTACTGCGGGCTAATTTGCAAAAAGATCCCTCCGGTGGTTCCCACAGCTCAGTACCGGCGGATGGCAGCATCTATGGGCAAAAGTTGAGTCGTGGCTTCTTTGATGGCGAAAGTGACCGCAATGTATTTAAGCGCTGGCAGCAAATTTATAGTTCTGAATTCTCACATAAATTCGATGATGTCTGGTCATTCCGCCAGAATGCCAGCTACACCCACTCCAATACCCAACTGGAGCAGGTGTATCAAGGCGGTTGGAATAGCGATCGCACATTAATGAATCGTTATTACTCCGGTGAGGACTCCTCACTTAATGCCTTTGCCGTGGATAACCAACTGGAAGCGGATTTTGCCACCGCCGCCGTTGGCCATAAGGTGATGCTGGGCTTTGACTTCCAGAAGTTCAGCAACAATCTGCGCAGCGACAGTGCCTATGCCACCACCCTGAATCCTTACACTGGCGTGTCTGGCGGTAGCACGCTGTATCGTGACTATCTGCTGACCACTCCCGGCATCAACACCTCTTACCTAAACCGCCGCTATGAGCAGAGCGGGGTTTATCTGCAAGATGAGATGACGCTAGATAATTGGCACCTGAATTTATCTGGTCGCTACGACCGAATGAAAACAGAAAATAGTGATAAAACAGCGAATAGCAGTGATGAGCGCACCGATAATCACGCCAGCGGGCGCGCCGCCTTGCTCTATAGCTTTGATAGCGGCATCTCGCCATATGTCAGTTACAGCCAGGCCATCACGCCAAGTCTATTCCCGGATGCGCAGCAAAAATTACTGAAACCGATGACCAGCGAGCAGTATGAAGTGGGTATCAAATACCAGCCGCCGGGCAGCACGTCACTTTACTCCGCCGCTCTATATGATCTGACACAAAATGATGTGGCGAACCGCGCCGTGCCGGCCACCTATTATGTGCCCGCCGGTAAAGTGAATTCGCAGGGGCTGGAGCTGGAAGCCAGAAGCCAGATTAGCGATCGCTTAAGTGTGATCGCCGGCTATACCTATAACCGAGTTAAATTCAAAGATGCCATTGATGGTAATGATGGCAATACGCCAGTGTTAGCGCCATCAAATATGGCGTCGCTGTGGGCGCAATATGAAGCGGGGTATGGCATTAATGTCGGTGCAGGTATCCGTTACATTGGCAAACAGTGGGCTGATGATGCCAATACCTTGCGGGTGCCTTCCTATACTCTGGGTGATGCCTCTGTTCGTGCGGATCTTGGCACCTGGGCGGCCTCGCTGAAAGGCGCATTTATTCAATTGAATGTAAATAATATCGCAGATAAGAAATATATCGCCGCGTGCTATAACACCTCATATTGCTACTGGGGTGCTGAACGTTCTGTATTGGCAACAGTGGGTTACGATTTCTGA
- a CDS encoding DUF1127 domain-containing protein, translating into MNNIIEDQIDECCSSAMRATKNRHNIVIQLWLKTYRYLYQWNERRKTANTMERLSSDQLRDIGLTREDIKRDYSRPFWR; encoded by the coding sequence ATGAATAATATAATTGAAGATCAAATAGATGAGTGCTGCTCGTCAGCTATGCGGGCAACAAAAAACCGCCACAATATTGTTATTCAGTTATGGCTGAAAACATACAGATACCTATATCAATGGAATGAACGGCGCAAAACAGCCAATACAATGGAGCGCTTGAGTTCAGACCAATTAAGGGATATCGGCTTGACGCGGGAAGATATCAAGCGGGATTACAGCCGTCCATTTTGGCGCTGA
- a CDS encoding PLP-dependent aminotransferase family protein, whose translation MTRYQQLADILSQRIKEGLYIAGERLPSVRVLSDEHGVSISTVQQAYRQLEECLLIEARAKSGYFVRCSSNLPSLPAICSHAQRPVEISQWENTLAFLTRGDQESVIHLGVGSPDISAPGLKILSRLLSRISLHQSEEVLEYDNIYGSPVLREQIARLMLDSGNHQSAENIIITSGCHGALAVALGSVCQPGDIVAVDSPCFHGAMQTLKGMGMKVIEIPTDPISGISLEALEMALDQWPIKAVQLTPTCNNPLGYNMPDERKKALLTLAQRYDIAIIEDDVYGALAYQYPRPPTIASFDDDGRVLLCSSFSKTVAPGLRIGWIAPGRYLDKALHMKYISAGRVATLPQLAMAEFIKQGHYMQHLRRMRRQYQRNRDIMIGWVMKYFPPSTCLSRPEGSFMLWVELPHGFDSLRLNRGLLPQGVQVAAGSISSASGKYRNCLRLSYSKPMTAEIERAVQKVGKAIYELLAAGEPKGAEKQNQR comes from the coding sequence ATGACACGTTACCAACAACTGGCTGATATTCTGAGTCAACGAATTAAAGAAGGGCTGTATATCGCCGGGGAGCGCCTCCCCTCGGTCAGAGTGTTGAGTGACGAGCATGGCGTCAGCATCAGTACTGTGCAGCAGGCTTATCGGCAACTGGAGGAGTGCCTGCTGATCGAGGCGCGAGCAAAGTCGGGTTACTTCGTGCGTTGCAGCTCAAATTTACCTTCGTTGCCCGCAATATGCAGCCATGCACAGCGGCCAGTAGAGATATCTCAGTGGGAGAATACGCTGGCGTTTCTGACTCGAGGCGATCAAGAGAGTGTCATCCATCTTGGGGTGGGTTCGCCTGATATCTCCGCCCCGGGACTAAAAATACTCAGCCGCTTACTTAGCCGTATTAGCCTCCATCAGAGTGAGGAGGTGCTGGAATATGACAATATTTATGGTTCCCCGGTTTTACGTGAGCAGATTGCTCGGCTGATGTTGGACAGCGGCAATCATCAATCGGCGGAGAACATCATCATTACTTCAGGGTGCCATGGGGCGCTGGCGGTGGCATTGGGGTCGGTTTGTCAGCCCGGCGATATTGTTGCCGTAGATTCCCCCTGTTTTCACGGCGCGATGCAAACCCTGAAAGGGATGGGCATGAAGGTGATTGAGATCCCAACCGATCCGATCTCGGGGATCAGTCTGGAAGCTTTGGAGATGGCGCTGGATCAATGGCCGATTAAGGCGGTTCAACTGACGCCGACCTGCAATAATCCGCTGGGCTATAATATGCCAGATGAGCGCAAAAAAGCCCTGCTGACTTTAGCCCAGCGCTACGACATCGCGATTATTGAAGATGATGTGTATGGCGCACTGGCATATCAATATCCGCGTCCACCGACCATCGCCTCATTTGACGACGACGGGCGGGTATTGCTGTGTAGCTCTTTCTCCAAGACCGTGGCACCCGGTTTACGTATTGGCTGGATTGCACCGGGGCGCTATTTAGATAAAGCACTGCATATGAAATACATTTCTGCCGGACGAGTGGCCACGTTACCGCAACTGGCGATGGCAGAGTTCATCAAGCAAGGGCATTACATGCAGCACTTGCGCCGGATGCGCCGCCAATATCAGCGTAATCGCGACATTATGATCGGCTGGGTGATGAAGTATTTCCCGCCGAGTACCTGCCTAAGCCGGCCAGAAGGTAGCTTTATGTTATGGGTTGAACTGCCTCACGGATTTGATAGCCTGCGCCTTAATCGTGGCTTATTGCCGCAGGGAGTGCAGGTGGCGGCTGGATCGATCAGTTCCGCGTCGGGGAAGTATCGCAATTGCTTGCGGCTTAGCTACAGCAAGCCAATGACCGCAGAAATTGAGCGGGCGGTGCAAAAAGTAGGTAAGGCGATTTATGAATTGCTGGCAGCGGGTGAGCCTAAGGGAGCGGAAAAGCAAAACCAGCGATAA
- a CDS encoding heme ABC transporter ATP-binding protein, whose amino-acid sequence MTRAPAALLEANHLSYHVQGQRLINEVSLQIASGEMVAIIGPNGAGKSTLLRLLTGYLAPSGGECQLLGKNLNSWQPQALARTRAVMRQYSDLAFPFSVSEVIQMGRAPYGKAQNRQALQEVMAQTDCLTLAQRDYRALSGGEQQRVQLARVLAQLWQPEPSPRWLFLDEPTSALDLYHQQHTLRLLRQLTNQEPLAVCCVLHDLNLAALYADRILLLAQGELVACGTPEEVLNAETLTRWYQADLGISRHPETALPQIYLRQ is encoded by the coding sequence ATGACAAGGGCACCGGCTGCTTTATTGGAGGCGAACCACCTCTCCTACCATGTGCAGGGGCAGCGGCTGATTAATGAGGTCTCGCTGCAAATTGCCAGCGGTGAAATGGTGGCGATTATCGGGCCAAATGGCGCGGGTAAATCTACCCTGCTGCGGTTGTTGACTGGCTATCTGGCCCCCTCTGGCGGTGAGTGTCAGTTACTCGGCAAGAACCTGAATAGCTGGCAGCCACAGGCATTGGCCCGTACCCGTGCGGTGATGCGCCAATACAGTGATCTGGCGTTTCCCTTTAGTGTCAGCGAAGTGATTCAGATGGGCCGCGCACCTTATGGCAAGGCGCAAAACCGTCAGGCGCTGCAAGAAGTTATGGCGCAAACGGACTGTCTGACACTGGCTCAACGTGATTACCGCGCACTCTCTGGCGGCGAGCAGCAACGGGTACAATTGGCTCGCGTGCTGGCACAGTTATGGCAACCAGAACCCTCACCGCGCTGGCTGTTTCTGGATGAACCGACATCCGCATTGGATCTGTATCATCAGCAGCACACACTGCGCTTGCTACGCCAACTGACCAATCAGGAGCCGCTGGCAGTCTGCTGTGTGCTCCACGATCTGAATCTGGCGGCGTTATACGCTGATCGCATTCTGTTGTTGGCGCAGGGTGAATTGGTGGCCTGTGGCACACCAGAGGAGGTGCTCAATGCCGAAACACTGACCCGCTGGTATCAGGCAGATTTGGGGATTTCACGCCATCCAGAAACTGCCTTGCCGCAAATTTATCTGCGCCAATAA